A DNA window from Sylvia atricapilla isolate bSylAtr1 chromosome 6, bSylAtr1.pri, whole genome shotgun sequence contains the following coding sequences:
- the CARNS1 gene encoding carnosine synthase 1 produces MLSTSQPSPERVPSPEEQEWAGPEALCPGWLEDEAPDGEVPGHSGDPECATHAYERLQSALCQEGLPPTLDCSAEPRTGFGPLDVTVCILGSPTPFLPVLLEGGTRCPGAMVLCLSPTWASRVPSETSPGAWSLLLSRGVSFKVGGHSALETFVPPRRANYVTGTFAPGDPEGGWVGELARDLDCPTGGSVPLAHRLQDTLVARWVLAARANLPVPPTLAFVLGARGDLPAEPTAPGVRLVRLQDPQGQQSLVQEEVAAFLRGAAMEPYGQVVVRPAGWRWWGTGTRSTHEKEEGAAVAQAVGARLRGLTEEDSVLLEAMVPTARLPVPPPRSPAPRLPVALRICTLVCRSWGDRPQLCQVACTVGRAESPVRHGAALPQGLDSSLRQCGVAAPGQRQELATRLREATEAAMGALLAAEAELSPQRRGGARAHTDIVGVDFLLACVDDALELVALATNSQRCLETCVLAEAMGRGVGEPRGDLPRLLAEAMLHRAQRHLVEGKDILLIGAGGVSKSFVWEAARDYGLRIHLVESDPEHFAAGLVQTFLPYDSREHRRDEEHAERVLELLRSRGLRPHACLSYWDDCVVLAALVCRGLGLRGPAPAAVRVAKQKSRTHRHLQRCRRGRPPPAAFAVPCRRLRSHGDVERAAAAVPFPAVAKLEFGAGGVGVRLVENAGQCHAHAARLWRDLRDDADHPGIGLGWGNAMLLMEYVPGTEHDVDLVVFEGRLLGAWVSDNGPTRVPAFLETAACLPSCLPADRQAQLVRAALECCRACGLRHGVFNVELKLGPAGPRLLEINPRMGGFYLRDWIREVYGPDLLLAAVLVALGVPPVLPARPAARTHLAGVMCLASEHGDTLAGGGGVEALRELHGRGLVRLNRLFEEPEGAGEYEEPLLSVACAGATLAEACERLLGLCQGLGIDSPRYPVEHFLSHFK; encoded by the exons ATG CTCTCGACGTCCCAGCCGAGCCCGGAGCGGGTGCCCAGCCCGGAGGAGCAGGAGTGGGCAGGGCCCGAGGCGCTGTGCCCGGGCTGGCTGGAGGATGAGGCCCCCGACGGCGAAGTGCCCGGCCACAGCGGGGACCCCGAGTGTGCCACCCACGCCTACGAGCGGCTGCAGAGcgccctgtgccaggaggggCTGCCCCCCACGCTGGACTGCTCGGCGGAGCCCCGCACGG GATTTGGGCCGCTGGACGTGACCGTTTGCATCCTGGGCTCCCCCACCCCcttcctgcctgtcctgctggagGGCGGCACCCGCTGCCCAG GTGCCATGGTGCTGTGCCTGTCCCCCACCTGGGCCAGCCGGGTGCCATCGGAGACGTCCCCGGGCGCCtggtccctgctgctctcccgGGGCGTCTCCTTCAAGGTGGGGGGCCACAGCGCCCTGGAGACATTCGTGCCGCCCCGCCGCGCCAACTACGTGACGGGCACCTTCGCGCCGGGGGACCCCGAGGGCGGCTGGGTGGGCGAGCTGGCCCGTGACCTCGACTGCCCCACGGGGGGCTCGGTCCCGCTCGCCCACCGGCTCCAGGACACGCTGGTGGCCCGCTGGGTGCTGGCGGCTCGCGCCAACCTGCCCGTGCCCCCCACCCTGGCCTTTGTCCTGGGGGCCAGGGGGGACCTGCCCGCCGAGCCCACGGCCCCCGGGGTGAGGCTGGTGCGGCTGCAGGAcccccagggccagcagagcctggtgcaggaggaggtggcCGCCTTCCTGCGGGGCGCCGCCATGGAGCCCTACGGCCAG GTGGTGGTGCGGCCGGCGGGGTGGCGGTGGTGGGGGACAGGCACCCGCAGCACCCACGAGAAGGAGGAGGGGGCGGCGGTGGCGCAGGCGGTGGGTGCCCGGCTCCGGGGGCTGACGGAGGAGGACAGCGTCCTGCTGGAGGCCATGGTGCCCACCGCCCGCCTGCCCGTGCCCCCCCCAC gcagcccagccccgcGGCTGCCCGTGGCCCTGCGCATCTGCACCCTCGTCTGCAGGTCCTGGGGGGACcggccccagctctgccag GTGGCCTGCACCGTGGGACGTGCGGAGAGCCCGGTGCGTCACGGCGCGGCGCTGCCCCAGGGCCTGGACTCCAGCCTGCGGCAGTGCGGGGTGGCGGCCCCCGGCCAGCGGCAGGAGCTGGCCACGCGGCTGCGGGAGGCCACCGAGGCGGCCATGGGCGCCCTCCTGGCCGCCGAAGCGGAGCTGAGCCCGCAGCGGCGCGGCGGCGCCCGCGCCCACACCGACATCGTGG GAGTGGATTTCCTGCTGGCGTGCGTGGATGACGCGCTGGAGCTGGTGGCCCTGGCCACCAACAGCCAGCGGTGCCTGGAGACCTGCGTGCTGGCCGAGGCCATGGGGCGCGGCGTGGGGGAGCCCCGCGGGGACCTGCCGCGGCTGCTGGCCGAGGCCATGCTGCACCGGGCGCAGCGTCACCTGGTGGAGGGCAAGGACATCCTGCTCATCGGGGCCGGCGGCGTCAGCAAGAGCTTCGTGTGGGAAGCGGCCCGCGACTACGGGCTGAGG ATCCACCTGGTGGAGTCGGACCCGGAGCACTTCGCGGCGGGGCTGGTGCAGACCTTCCTGCCCTACGACAGCCGGGAGCACCGGCGGGACGAGGAGCACGCGGAGcgggtgctggagctgctgcgCTCCCGGGGGCTGCGGCCCCACGCCTGCCTCTCCTACTGGGACGACTGCGTGGTGCTGGCGGCGCTGGTGTGCCGGGGGCTGGGGCTCCggggccccgcgcccgccgccgtGCGGGTGGCCAAGCAGAAGAGCCGCACGCACCGGCACCTGCAGCGCtgccgccgcggccgcccgccgcccgccgccttCGCCGTGCCCTGCCGCCGCCTGCGGAGCCACGGCGACGTggagcgggcggcggccgccgtGCCCTTCCCCGCCGTGGCCAAGCTGGAGTTCGGCGCGGGCGGCGTGGGCGTGCGGCTGGTGGAGAACGCCGGGCAGTGCCACGCTCACGCCGCCCGCCTCTGGAGGGACCTGCGCGACGACGCCGACCACCCGGGCAtcgggctgggctggggcaacGCCATGCTGCTCATGGAGTACGTGCCGGGCACCGAGCACGACGTGGACCTGGTGGTCTTCGAGGGGCGGCTGCTGGGCGCCTGGGTGTCGGACAACGGCCCCACGCGCGTCCCCGCCTTCCTGGAGACGGCGGcctgcctgccctcctgcctgcccgCCGACCGGCAGGCGCAGCTGGTGCGGGCGGCGCTGGAATGCTGCCGGGCGTGCGGGCTGCGCCACGGCGTCTTCAACGTGGAGCTGAAGCtggggccggcggggccgcgcctgCTGGAGATCAACCCCCGCATGGGGGGCTTCTACCTGCGCGACTGGATCCGCGAGGTCTACGGCCCCGACCTGCTGCTGGCCGCCGTGCTGGTGGCGCTGGGCGTGCCGCCCGTGCTGCCCGCTCGGCCCGCGGCCCGCACGCACCTGGCCGGGGTGATGTGCCTGGCGTCGGAGCACGGCGACACCctggcgggcggcggcggcgtgGAGGCTCTGCGGGAGCTGCACGGCCGCGGGCTCGTCCGCCTCAACCGGCTCTTCGAGGAGCCCGAGGGGGCCGGGGAGTACGAGGAGCCGCTGCTGAGCGTGGCGTGCGCCGGGGCCACGCTGGCCGAGGCCTGCGAGCgcctgctggggctctgccaggggctgggcatCGACTCCCCGCGGTATCCCGTGGAGCATTTCTTGTCCCACTTCAAATAG
- the RPS6KB2 gene encoding ribosomal protein S6 kinase beta-2 isoform X2 encodes MAGVFDIDLETEEGSDGDEPELGAEMELEPRGNGLEPVGHYEEIEISESSVNNGPEHIGPHCFELLRVLGKGGYGKVFQVRKVQGTNTGKIFAMKVLKKAKIACNAKDTAHTRAERNILEAVKHPFIVDLIYAFQTGGKLYLILECLSGGELFMQLEREGIFLEDTACFYLSEITLALGHLHSHGIIYRDLKPENIMLNSQGHIKLTDFGLCKESIHDGAVTHTFCGTIEYMAPEILVRSGHNRAVDWWSLGALMYDMLTGSPPFTAENRKKTIDKILKGKLVLPPYLTPDARDLLKKFLKRNPSQRVGGGPGDAADVQKQPFFRHINWEDLLARRLDPPFKPCLQSEEDVSQFDTRFTRQTPVDSPDDAAISESANQAFLGFTYVAPSVLESIKEGFSFQPKVRSPRRLNSSPRTPVSPVKFSPFEAFKPVTPGDPMELGPPQPPPPEGTAPLPIKPSGGAKKQKGGRGRVPRRCRSGSHRGSS; translated from the exons ATGGCGGGGGTGTTCGACATCGACCTGGAGACCGAGGAGGGCAGCGACGGGGACGAGCCCGAGCTGGGCGCC GAGATGGAGCTAGAGCCCCGAGGGAACGGCCTGGA GCCGGTGGGACACTATGAAGAGATCGAGATTTCCGAGAGCAGCGTCAACAATGGCCCCGAGCACATCGGCCCCCACTGCTTCGAGCTGCTCCGCGTCCTGGGCAAGGGCGGCTACGGCAAG gtgttCCAGGTGCGCAAGGTGCAGGGCACCAACACGGGGAAGATCTTCGCCATGAAGGTCCTGAAGAAG GCCAAGATCGCCTGCAACGCCAAGGACACGGCGCACACCCGGGCCGAGAGGAACATCCTGGAGGCTGTCAAGCACCCCTTCATCGTTGACCTCATCTATGCCTTCCAGACGGGCGGCAAGCTCTACCTCATCCTGGAGTGCCTCAGCG GTGGAGAGCTCTTCATGCAGCTGGAGCGGGAAGGGATCTTCCTGGAAGACACTGCCTG TTTCTACCTGAGCGAGATCACGCTCGCGCTGGGTCACCTGCATTCCCATGGGATCATCTACCGGGATCTTAAGCCAGAGAATATCATGCTCAACAGCCAag GTCACATCAAGCTGACGGACTTCGGGCTGTGCAAGGAGTCCATCCACGACGGAGCCGTCACCCACACCTTCTGCGGCACCATCGAGTACAT GGCCCCCGAGATCCTGGTGAGGAGCGGACACAACCGGGCGGTGGACTGGTGGAGCCTGGGCGCCCTGATGTACGACATGCTCACCGGCTCG CCGCCGTTCACTGCCGAGAACCGCAAGAAGACCATTGACAAGATCCTCAAGGGGAAGCTCGTGCTGCCGCCCTACCTGACGCCCGATGCTCGTGACCTCCTCAAGAAG TTCCTCAAGCGGAACCCCAGCCAGCGGGTTGGGGGGGGCCCTGGTGACGCGGCTGATGTGCAG AAACAGCCCTTCTTCCGCCACATCAACTGGGAGGACCTGCTGGCGCGCAGGCTGGACCCCCCCTTCAAACCCTGCCTG CAGTCGGAGGAGGACGTGAGCCAGTTCGACACCCGCTTCACCCGCCAGACCCCCGTGGACAGCCCCGACGATGCTGCCATCAGCGAGAGCGCCAACCAGGCCTTCCTG GGCTTCACCTACGTGGCCCCCTCTGTGCTGGAGAGCATCAAGGAGGGGTTCTCCTTCCAGCCGAAGGTGCGCTCTCCCCGCCGCCTCAACAGCAGCCCCCGCACCCCCGTCAG ccctgtgaAGTTCTCCCCCTTCGAGGCATTCAAGCCGGTGACCCCAGGCGACCCCATGGAGTTGgggccccctcagccccccccTCCTGAGGGCACGGCCCCCCTGCCCATCAAACCCTCAGGGGGGGCCAAGAAGCAGAAGGGGGGCCGCGGGCGGGTGCCCAG
- the RPS6KB2 gene encoding ribosomal protein S6 kinase beta-2 isoform X1: protein MAGVFDIDLETEEGSDGDEPELGAEMELEPRGNGLEPVGHYEEIEISESSVNNGPEHIGPHCFELLRVLGKGGYGKVFQVRKVQGTNTGKIFAMKVLKKAKIACNAKDTAHTRAERNILEAVKHPFIVDLIYAFQTGGKLYLILECLSGGELFMQLEREGIFLEDTACFYLSEITLALGHLHSHGIIYRDLKPENIMLNSQGHIKLTDFGLCKESIHDGAVTHTFCGTIEYMAPEILVRSGHNRAVDWWSLGALMYDMLTGSPPFTAENRKKTIDKILKGKLVLPPYLTPDARDLLKKFLKRNPSQRVGGGPGDAADVQKQPFFRHINWEDLLARRLDPPFKPCLSEEDVSQFDTRFTRQTPVDSPDDAAISESANQAFLGFTYVAPSVLESIKEGFSFQPKVRSPRRLNSSPRTPVSPVKFSPFEAFKPVTPGDPMELGPPQPPPPEGTAPLPIKPSGGAKKQKGGRGRVPRRCRSGSHRGSS, encoded by the exons ATGGCGGGGGTGTTCGACATCGACCTGGAGACCGAGGAGGGCAGCGACGGGGACGAGCCCGAGCTGGGCGCC GAGATGGAGCTAGAGCCCCGAGGGAACGGCCTGGA GCCGGTGGGACACTATGAAGAGATCGAGATTTCCGAGAGCAGCGTCAACAATGGCCCCGAGCACATCGGCCCCCACTGCTTCGAGCTGCTCCGCGTCCTGGGCAAGGGCGGCTACGGCAAG gtgttCCAGGTGCGCAAGGTGCAGGGCACCAACACGGGGAAGATCTTCGCCATGAAGGTCCTGAAGAAG GCCAAGATCGCCTGCAACGCCAAGGACACGGCGCACACCCGGGCCGAGAGGAACATCCTGGAGGCTGTCAAGCACCCCTTCATCGTTGACCTCATCTATGCCTTCCAGACGGGCGGCAAGCTCTACCTCATCCTGGAGTGCCTCAGCG GTGGAGAGCTCTTCATGCAGCTGGAGCGGGAAGGGATCTTCCTGGAAGACACTGCCTG TTTCTACCTGAGCGAGATCACGCTCGCGCTGGGTCACCTGCATTCCCATGGGATCATCTACCGGGATCTTAAGCCAGAGAATATCATGCTCAACAGCCAag GTCACATCAAGCTGACGGACTTCGGGCTGTGCAAGGAGTCCATCCACGACGGAGCCGTCACCCACACCTTCTGCGGCACCATCGAGTACAT GGCCCCCGAGATCCTGGTGAGGAGCGGACACAACCGGGCGGTGGACTGGTGGAGCCTGGGCGCCCTGATGTACGACATGCTCACCGGCTCG CCGCCGTTCACTGCCGAGAACCGCAAGAAGACCATTGACAAGATCCTCAAGGGGAAGCTCGTGCTGCCGCCCTACCTGACGCCCGATGCTCGTGACCTCCTCAAGAAG TTCCTCAAGCGGAACCCCAGCCAGCGGGTTGGGGGGGGCCCTGGTGACGCGGCTGATGTGCAG AAACAGCCCTTCTTCCGCCACATCAACTGGGAGGACCTGCTGGCGCGCAGGCTGGACCCCCCCTTCAAACCCTGCCTG TCGGAGGAGGACGTGAGCCAGTTCGACACCCGCTTCACCCGCCAGACCCCCGTGGACAGCCCCGACGATGCTGCCATCAGCGAGAGCGCCAACCAGGCCTTCCTG GGCTTCACCTACGTGGCCCCCTCTGTGCTGGAGAGCATCAAGGAGGGGTTCTCCTTCCAGCCGAAGGTGCGCTCTCCCCGCCGCCTCAACAGCAGCCCCCGCACCCCCGTCAG ccctgtgaAGTTCTCCCCCTTCGAGGCATTCAAGCCGGTGACCCCAGGCGACCCCATGGAGTTGgggccccctcagccccccccTCCTGAGGGCACGGCCCCCCTGCCCATCAAACCCTCAGGGGGGGCCAAGAAGCAGAAGGGGGGCCGCGGGCGGGTGCCCAG
- the PTPRCAP gene encoding protein tyrosine phosphatase receptor type C-associated protein, whose amino-acid sequence MAGPRWLPALLALAGPVAAGDPAVARNDRTVAALLGLLLCLALGLALAWRHLCRLSAGRYHPRPLGHRALELLRGRWHRLRSPEDPAVALGDGDGEVAARDEEEELMPWSLERRPEQDEEEEEDEQEEDEQEEDEEEEKEEDEEAAEAAPGGRESPPSDGEAKAGSAEALLSDLHAFSGTAAWGDVRPHVTAL is encoded by the exons ATG GCTGGCCCGCGGTGGCTCCCGGCGCTGCTGGCGCTGGCGGGGCCGGTGGCGGCCGGGGACCCCGCGGTGGCCCGGAATGACCGGACGGTGGcggctctgctggggctcctgctgtgcctggcgCTGGGGCTGGCGCTGGCCTGGCGCCACCTGTGCCGCCTCTCAGCCGGCCGCTACCACCCCCGGCCCTTGGGCCACCGGGCGCTGGAGCTGCTGCGGGGACGATGGCACCGGCTGCGCTCACCGGAGGACCCTGCCGTGGCCCTCGGGGACGGCGACGGGGAGGTGGCAGCGCGGGACgaggaggaagagctgatgCCCTGGAGCCTGGAGCGGCGGCcagagcaggatgaggaggaggaggaggatgagcaggaggaggacgagcaggaggaggatgaggaggaggagaaggaggaggatgaagaagCGGCCGAGGCAGCGCCAGGGGGCAGGGAGAGCCCCCCGAGTGACGGGGAGGCAAAGGCCGGCAGCGCCGAGGCCCTGCTCAGTGACCTGCACGCCTTCTCAGGGACGGCGGCCTGGGGGGACGTGCGGCCACACGTCACTGCCTTGTGA